In Naumovozyma castellii chromosome 1, complete genome, one DNA window encodes the following:
- the NCAS0A09350 gene encoding CAP domain-containing protein (ancestral locus Anc_1.291), with product MKASLFLLISLAMLVDSAPIVTKHTVTQTINALVYVDGTKTITTFATASNVNATSTSKVPLLNATVSEAAFQALRSALQQQSEVATSTSDSTTATMPAEKSATSEVVTPATTTTAAVSDAQQTDLSDFQSSLLEEHNKKRALHENTGPLTWSEELAQYAQAYADNHYNCDGQLIHSGGPYGENLAAGYTLLGSVDAWYNEISEYDYSNPGFSESTGHFTQLVWKDTSQVGCAIKSCNNAWGTYLICSYNSAGNFDGEYEANVLPLIN from the coding sequence ATGAAGGCTTCCCTCTTTTTATTGATTAGCTTAGCTATGCTAGTAGATTCTGCCCCAATCGTGACAAAACACACTGTTACCCAAACCATCAATGCTTTAGTTTATGTAGACGGCACTAAAACTATAACTACATTTGCCACTGCCAGCAATGTGAATGCAACGTCGACATCTAAAGTTcctttattaaatgcaaCTGTCTCTGAGGCTGCCTTCCAAGCCTTACGTTCTGCACTACAACAGCAAAGTGAAGTTGCAACTTCAACATCAGATTCAACTACAGCCACAATGCCTGCTGAGAAATCTGCCACCTCTGAAGTAGTAACACCAGCTACTACAACAACCGCTGCGGTATCAGATGCACAACAGACAGATTTATCCGATTTTCAAAGCTCTCTTTTAGAAGAGCACAATAAGAAGCGAGCATTGCACGAAAATACTGGTCCATTGACATGGTCAGAGGAACTAGCCCAATACGCACAAGCTTATGCTGACAATCATTACAATTGTGATGGtcaattgattcattcTGGTGGGCCATATGGTGAAAATTTAGCTGCCGGGTACACTCTTCTGGGTTCCGTCGACGCTTGGTATAATGAGATTTCCGAATATGATTATTCCAATCCTGGTTTCTCAGAATCTACAGGTCATTTCACTCAGCTAGTTTGGAAAGATACGTCTCAGGTTGGATGTGCCATTAAATCTTGTAACAATGCCTGGGGGACGTATCTCATCTGTTCTTACAATTCAGCTGGAAACTTTGATGGTGAGTATGAAGCTAATGTTTTACcattaatcaattga
- the SMC3 gene encoding cohesin subunit SMC3 (ancestral locus Anc_1.295) encodes MYIKRVVIKGFKTYRNQTVIDDFSPHHNIVIGSNGSGKSNFFSAIRFVLSDDYSNLKREERQGLIHQGSGGSVMSASVEIVFHDPEHKMILPSGVVPRENNDEICIRRTVGLKKDDYQLNDRNVTKGDVVRMLESTGFSMSNPYNIVPQGKIISLTNAKDKERLQLLEDVVGAKSFEVKLKASLKKMEETEQKRARIAKEMDELNSKLKEMEQERKELEKYNALEKNRKVFQFTLYDRELNDIINQVERLDDDYNVTANSSEQYIKELDKREEIISNISKNLSEIDSTLKIKTTTDLPQAKSRHSELTNQLTNLQVQIKDLKLQIKAQERQANSDQKTLDIINDEIQKREQKLSSISPKFQELSKEELKFKLQYNKLQQRQRDLLLKKGRYARFASIEERNEWIQNEIEESDKTLQGLVDIKNKILIERDEINSKVRSLDEDIDNLNDSIEGPNVTGELEVIQDELEKLKSEYAASIDKRKELWRNEQKIETVLQNLLENVKVLERNVNETMDRSLANGIKSVKEIATKLKLPEDSVFGTLGELINVNEKYKICAEVVGGNSLFHIVVDTEETATIIMKELYKMKGGRVTFIPLNRIYLDANIQYPPNDQTSFTPLINKIKYDQRFDKAVRHIFGKTIVVKDLTTGLRISKKFKLNSITLDGDRADKRGVLTGGYYDQYKQSRLDSLSTLNESTAKHRELSLELTSIKQAIQEVDSNIDTLNNSIRKHNTNRESLLSNIEGMKSKLRNKKNDKILLEESLQALAIKTEKNEINIRVTADKKETYVKDMSSEFNSELSLVEKEELEVTSISLLEIEKKLTLTTENLETVTSEMNSLNAELNSKLFPQKQDILSQMSQEGLSYLSSLRRDVDSMTSKLEAVQNQCNSALQHVDTIQKEIEDLKSEKRNNDKILEKANSQQRLLLKKLETFQKDVEKTMIKKTALITRRDELQQKIREIGLLAEDALNAFNDLSSEELLKRLNSVSEDISGLKNVNKRAYENFRKFDEKQKELVERATELDESKTSIQDLITRLRQQKVTAVDSTFLKVAENFETVFEKLVPIGKAKLIIHRVDNNARMETNSNDDDVDMDQEDEVINNNESIYTGVSISVSFNSKENEQLHVEQLSGGQKTVCAIALILAIQMVDPAPFYLFDEIDAALDKQYRTAVANIIKQLSVNAQFICTTFRTDMLQVADRFFRVKYENKISTVIEVDKQDAINFIKGNNKYAEV; translated from the coding sequence ATGTATATAAAGAGAGTGGTGATAAAGGGGTTTAAAACTTACAGGAATCAAACTGTTATTGACGATTTTTCTCCACATCATAACATTGTCATTGGATCCAATGGGTCAGGTAAATCTAACTTCTTTTCTGCAATTAGATTTGTTTTAAGTGACGATTActccaatttgaaaagagaagaaagacaGGGGCTTATTCATCAGGGATCTGGTGGCTCTGTGATGAGTGCTTCAGTGGAAATTGTTTTCCATGATCCGGAACATAAGATGATCTTACCTTCTGGTGTCGTTCCTAgggaaaataatgatgaaatttgtATTAGAAGAACCGTTGGGTTGAAAAAGGACGATTACCAGTTGAATGATAGGAATGTTACAAAGGGAGATGTAGTGAGAATGCTGGAAAGTACTGGATTTTCCATGAGCAATCCTTATAATATTGTACCCcaaggaaaaattatatCATTGACTAATGCAAAGGATAAAGAAAGACTACAATTGCTGGAAGATGTTGTTGGTGCTAAATCGTTTGAGGTTAAATTGAAAGCgtctttgaaaaaaatggagGAAACAGAACAAAAGAGAGCACGAATTGCTAAAGAAATGGATGAGCTAAATTCtaaattgaaggaaatggAACAAGAAAGGAAGGAACtggaaaaatataacgctcttgaaaaaaacaggaaagttttccaattcacACTATACGATAGAGAGTTGAACgatattattaatcaaGTTGAAAGGTTGGACGACGATTATAATGTCACAGCAAATTCTTCAgaacaatatattaaagaacTAGATAagagagaagaaattatttccaacatttccaaaaatttatcCGAAATTGATTCgactttgaaaattaaGACAACAACAGATTTACCACAGGCTAAATCACGACATTCCGAATTAACAAACCAATTAACGAATCTTCAAGTACAAATTAAGGATCTTAAATTGCAAATAAAGGCCCAGGAAAGACAAGCAAACTCAGATCAAAAGACGCTTGATATCATTAACGATGAAATACAGAAACGTGAACAGAAATTATCAAGCATATCTCCAAAATTCCAAGAGTTAtctaaagaagaattgaagtTTAAACTGCAATACAATAAATTGCAGCAAAGACAGCGAGACCTTCTATTGAAAAAAGGAAGGTATGCAAGATTTGCTTCAATAGAAGAGCGTAACGAATGGATTCAGAACGAAATTGAAGAGTCGGATAAAACGTTACAGGGCCTTGTTGAcatcaaaaataaaattttaattgaaCGTGATGAGATTAATTCCAAGGTGCGTTCtcttgatgaagatattgataatttaaatgattCCATTGAGGGACCCAATGTAACCGGTGAGTTAGAAGTTATTCAAGATGAActagaaaaattgaaaagtgAATATGCTGCTAGCATCGATAAACGTAAGGAATTATGGAGGAATGAGCAAAAAATAGAAACTGTCTTACAAAACCTATTAGAAAATGTTAAGGTTTTGGAACGAAATGTGAACGAAACAATGGATAGGTCACTGGCCAATGGTATAAAAAGTGTTAAGGAGATTGCaacaaaattaaaattaccAGAAGATTCCGTCTTTGGTACTCTTGGTGAGCTCATAAatgttaatgaaaaatataaaatttgtGCTGAGGTAGTAGGTGGTAATTCCCTTTTCCATATTGTGGTTGATACGGAAGAGACTGCgacaataataatgaaggaGCTATACAAGATGAAAGGTGGGAGGGTGACGTTTATTCCTTTGAATCGAATTTACCTCGACGCCAACATTCAATATCCACCAAATGATCAAACATCGTTCACACCACTAATCAACAAGATTAAGTATGATCAAAGGTTTGACAAGGCTGTGAGACACATTTTTGGGAAAACAATTGTTGTTAAAGATTTAACTACAGGTTTAAGAATTTctaaaaaatttaaattgaaCTCCATCACTTTAGATGGAGATAGGGCAGATAAGAGAGGTGTCTTAACAGGTGGTTACTATGACCAATATAAACAGTCAAGATTAGATTCATTGAGTACCTTAAATGAATCAACAGCTAAGCATAGAGAACTATCTCTAGAATTAACATCCATTAAACAGGCAATACAAGAAGTCGATTCTAATATTGATACGTTGAATAACTCTATCAGGAAACATAATACCAATCGAGAGTCTTTACTTTCAAATATCGAAGGGATGAAGAGCAAATTAAggaataaaaaaaatgataaaatacTGTTAGAAGAAAGCTTGCAAGCGCTTGCAATAAAAACTGAGAAGAATGAAATCAATATCAGAGTGACAGCGGATAAAAAGGAAACCTATGTTAAGGATATGTCAAGTGAATTTAACAGTGAGCTTTCATTAGttgagaaagaagaattagaagTTACTAGTATATCATTACTCGAAATTGAGAAAAAACTTACTCTAACAACAGAAAACCTAGAGACTGTTACATCTGAGATGAATTCCCTAAATGCAGAACTGAATTCGAAACTGTTTCCCCAGAAACAAGATATTTTAAGTCAAATGTCTCAAGAGGGGCTCTCCTACTTATCAAGCTTAAGACGTGATGTTGACTCAATGACTTCCAAACTAGAAGCTGTACAAAACCAATGTAACTCGGCACTTCAACACGTTGATACCATTCAGAAGGAGAtagaagatttgaaaagtgagaaaagaaataacgacaagattttggaaaaagCAAATTCACAACAAAGATTACTGTTAAAAAAACTTGAAACCTTCCAAAAAGATGTTGAAAAGACAATGATTAAGAAAACTGCCTTAATAACAAGACGTGATGAATTACAACAAAAAATCAGAGAAATCGGTTTGCTTGCCGAAGACGCCTTGAATGcttttaatgatttatcCAGTGAGGAGTTATTAAAAAGATTAAACTCAGTAAGTGAAGATATTTCTGGATTGAAAAACGTAAATAAAAGGGCCTATGAAaactttagaaaatttgatgaaaagCAGAAAGAATTAGTGGAAAGAGCAACTGAACTTGACGAATCCAAGACCTCAATCCAAGACTTAATAACCCGTTTAAGACAACAGAAGGTGACTGCAGTTGATTCTACATTCTTAAAGGTTGcagaaaattttgaaactgtATTTGAAAAGCTAGTGCCAATAGGTAAAGCAAAGTTAATAATCCATAGGGTGGACAATAATGCAAGAATGGAAACGAATTCGAACGATGACGATGTTGATATGGATCAGGAAGATGAGgtaattaataataatgaatcaatttaTACCGGTGTTTCAATATCTGTTTCCTTCAActcaaaagaaaatgaacaGCTCCACGTGGAACAATTATCTGGAGGTCAAAAAACGGTTTGTGCAATCGCTCTTATTTTGGCAATTCAAATGGTTGATCCTGCCCCATTCTATCtttttgatgaaattgatgccGCATTGGATAAACAATACAGAACTGCGGTTGCAAATATCATTAAACAATTGTCAGTTAATGCTCAGTTCATATGCACCACGTTCAGAACTGATATGCTACAAGTTGCGGACCGTTTCTTTAGGGTAAAATACGAGAATAAGATATCCACTGTGATAGAGGTAGATAAGCAGGATGCcatcaattttatcaaagGTAACAACAAATATGCTGAAGTGTGA
- the JEM1 gene encoding Jem1p (ancestral locus Anc_1.297) yields MMYYLLCVSLFIAVLLRPCLGVNCDLKEFQTLAGDLRLDATSLPRYEQLISQIRHCQKEDSVDSASELESLINKLSYNAGLIHLTVGQDYKAMKMFETIGSESGSNKDDAYAILADKRLQTLHAQFGEWTGFKGDKDKLVSFLVLNNTIFEKLQMMDFTSAGTELGHLLEISPYHLETLVINVNVLLRELANDGMDNISLGYDLVHSIETILEKHRSILTLKQRLTLHYYASVVQLFILNMEPTHLRKCLNIDMDNPLCKRLTLFSSKMNKINPKRKNILDPQTYSQLTDGMIDWNHIVEFYFVDKKPCIKMPDPTEYNFENNYQLVKYFAEESLKSLFEQELPMASRFNFNVIDPNTLNIATTEYFKFIDTMFCQATVENPATKSKTASFCSKAIKECLTSTQLSEFKSSLRTGEPLSDETLKKTWETYPHLTMHMINQILRKHPKRLSNNMIESLSKFFNGEHLQDAKNKFVKKQIDIIHRLMERHKQQQYQQQQQQQQRFYQQQYQQQQRQQQQQQPPMASNKDYYKILDVSKDAGAKDIRKSYLNLTKKFHPDKQGQLSEKEQKKIQEKMSEINEAYEVLSDETKRNEYDLNRSGNHNGMANGGAQNFDFGRMFQQQGFPFGGNPHFKMNF; encoded by the coding sequence ATGATGTATTATCTACTGTGTGTGTCCCTTTTCATAGCAGTATTATTGCGCCCGTGCCTCGGTGTGAACTGCGATCTTAAGGAGTTTCAGACATTGGCTGGAGATCTCAGGCTAGATGCTACCTCACTGCCTCGTTACGAACAGTTAATTTCACAGATACGACATTGCCAAAAGGAAGATTCTGTTGACTCTGCAAGCGAATTGGAGTCGTTGATTAATAAACTTTCGTATAATGCGGGACTCATTCATTTGACAGTTGGGCAAGATTATAAGGCCATGAAAATGtttgaaacaattggatCCGAAAGTGGTAGTAATAAAGATGATGCATATGCTATATTGGCCGACAAGAGGCTTCAGACTTTGCATGCTCAATTTGGTGAATGGACAGGCTTTAAGGGTGATAAAGATAAATTGGTGAGTTTCTTAGTTTTAAATAATActatatttgaaaaattgcAAATGATGGATTTTACTTCTGCTGGCACTGAACTTGGTCACCTGTTAGAGATATCACCATATCACTTGGAGACTCTTGTCATAAATGTCAATGTCTTGCTACGGGAATTAGCAAATGATGGGATGGATAATATCTCATTGGGTTATGATCTCGTTCATTCAATAGAAACAATATTAGAAAAACATCGGTCTATTCTAACTTTAAAGCAAAGATTAACTTTGCATTATTACGCTTCAGTCGTACAATTATTCATACTGAATATGGAACCTACGCATCTAAGGAAGTGTTTAAATATTGACATGGACAACCCACTTTGTAAAAGACTGACCCTGTTCTCTTcgaaaatgaacaaaatcaatcccaaaagaaaaaatatactTGATCCACAAACCTATTCTCAGTTAACGGACGGTATGATTGATTGGAACCATATAGTggaattttattttgtcGATAAAAAGCCATGTATCAAGATGCCTGATCCTACTGAATATAATTTCGAGAACAATTATCAATTGGTCAAGTATTTTGCTGAGGAATCTTTAAAGTCATTGTTTGAACAAGAACTACCAATGGCTTCCagattcaattttaatgTTATTGATCCGAACACTTTAAACATTGCAACAACTGAATACTTCAAGTTCATTGATACCATGTTTTGCCAGGCGACAGTGGAGAACCCAGCAACAAAGTCAAAGACCGCATCCTTTTGTTCAAAGGCAATTAAAGAATGCCTAACTTCTACTCAACTGAGTGAATTCAAAAGTTCGTTGAGAACTGGTGAACCACTGTCAGATGAGAcattaaagaaaacatGGGAAACATACCCACATTTGACTATGCATATGATAAATCAGATATTGAGAAAACATCCCAAAAGACTTTCCAACAATATGATTGAATCACTTTCTAAGTTTTTCAATGGTGAACACTTACAAGATgccaaaaataaatttgtgaagaaacaaatcGATATTATTCACCGTTTAATGGAGAGACATAAGCAGCAGCAAtatcaacagcaacaacagcagcagcaaaGGTTCtatcaacaacaatatcaacagcaacagagacaacaacagcaacagcaaccTCCAATGGCTTCTAATAAAGattattacaaaatattggatGTATCAAAGGACGCAGGGGCCAAAGATATTAGGAAATCTTATTTAAACTTGACCAAAAAATTTCACCCAGATAAACAAGGTCAATTATCAGAAAAGGAACAAAAAAAGATACAGGAAAAGATGTCAGAAATCAATGAAGCTTACGAAGTTTTAAGTGACGAAACCAAGAGGAATGAATATGATCTAAACAGATCAGGGAATCATAATGGTATGGCAAATGGAGGTGCTCagaattttgattttggCAGAATGTTCCAACAACAAGGTTTCCCCTTTGGCGGCAATCCgcatttcaaaatgaacTTTTGA
- the NET1 gene encoding Net1p (ancestral locus Anc_1.294): MSMFRLQVELVPQNGQLAQQTSIENSQLNHTRSFIPSTENSFQYPYNRFLSFGLPLNFSIPTKNKKFLLFTKPTNDLFTLSGEIVEKCESMYPDLSEELEIETLRDSTDCDLDPDFIVEEVFSSSNLVKVILKNDIDFQSLEQVSNYKSIKRRKSNTGSYQPLSNKVSQQQANGVYGIPRKQYLAISSTKTPSNVGRRISTPLAQQIYPDIDEQLENEEDRNAADRSFLPPPAQPQSPQIRVSSGIDRSKKIDGIAKDDSVSRSEVVDPDKSKQQRLLLGTPIMTTMTPNRVTLTGQRVVSESHTSNSLQFIPNNKENSTQRLSSNSNRRVNSAVLKNIPEPKITEVEKVLKAGPSSPASLLPEKSERLPMKRPFLTGVSSSYSDENISSDSSTHSRPTLQRQSSIADNNGSPVKNSPNEENNPDSMQLAELPLDKNVARVQNDLLSEIDNRRSRVEDNNLSHLFKPITQENRDDNDKTEDTDNNIKHTSKNAVEKQSNITPSFIGDEERELLTNESEVGSTLPPTDKHQNRNGQITPSEETDDEDEANTTVRINPPGRGDKNSTNVSLQKVDVLKIFEGESLKIPSWLKGSKSKSQRRKPYTTVLYKDIDNSKPDPRNILPERTPRSAAKRAAQLLSGSQLARNQSKEGEEEQEESNEEVFDNSEQEEFSSDEDSSSGIETADSEEMERVMITENNKVKVIKAHALKEAVVPKLVTSSGAFSRSSGDMIEHVKELQMSAGVTENNKIEQDKIQELTKLPSSSEKLKNLKAKFSKQKPNSFSLIGPSSINDDSFTVSINEESDSLNETTSDSSSEVDEEVNFKNSKNNVADVSRAHGDKKQNSSGKIVSDGGRMQQSDNVTPGKVPLTELLSSPISNKPTPTKVNTMLHNGLPPKVRPSLNSLSDLIYKGIPDVKEKRLNASQPNFISKVKNVELNETDETDDNLTSSDSDSSSSDSTLDNKGEEHSLDPISTKTQLGKKKKKRSSGFASLIRESKQK, translated from the coding sequence ATGTCAATGTTTAGACTGCAGGTAGAATTGGTCCCTCAAAATGGTCAATTAGCTCAGCAAACATCGATAGAAAATTCGCAGTTAAACCATACAAGATCTTTTATACCATCTACAGAAAATTCATTCCAATATCCATATAATCGTTTTCTATCTTTTGGTCttcctttaaatttttcaattccaacaaAGAATAAGAAGTTTTTATTGTTTACGAAACCAACTAATGATCTGTTTACACTTTCTGGTGAAATAGTAGAAAAATGCGAAAGCATGTATCCAGATTTATCTGAAGAACTAGAAATTGAGACCCTTCGGGATAGTACTGATTGTGATTTGGATCCTGATTTTATAGTTGAGGAAGTCTTTAGTTCAAGTAATCTGGTTAAAGTTATACTTAAGAATGATATAGATTTTCAATCACTTGAGCAGGtttcaaattataaaagtattaagagaagaaaatcaaataCTGGCTCATACCAGCCACTTTCCAATAAGGTTTCCCAACAACAGGCAAATGGGGTTTATGGTATTCCGAGGAAACAATATCTTGCCATATCATCAACGAAAACTCCCTCAAATgttggaagaagaatatcaaCACCGTTAGCACAACAAATATATCctgatattgatgaacaATTAGAAAATGAGGAAGATAGAAATGCTGCAGACAGGTCATTTTTACCTCCTCCTGCACAACCCCAATCACCTCAAATTCGTGTTAGTTCTGGTATTGATCgttcaaaaaaaatagatgGCATTGCAAAAGATGACAGTGTTTCAAGATCAGAGGTAGTAGATCCTGATAAATCAAAACAACAACGTTTACTATTGGGAACACCGATAATGACCACAATGACTCCCAATAGAGTAACTTTGACAGGCCAAAGGGTTGTATCTGAAAGCCATACAAGCAACAGTCTTCaatttattccaaataaCAAGGAAAATAGTACACAAAGGTTATCTTCGAATTCAAATAGAAGGGTAAACTCTGCTGTGCTAAAAAATATCCCAGAACCTAAAATTACTGAAGTTGAAAAAGTACTAAAGGCAGGCCCATCTAGTCCTGCATCTCTACTCCCTGAAAAATCAGAGAGACTTCCCATGAAGAGACCTTTTCTTACAGGTGTTTCAAGCAGTTACTCTGATGAGAACATAAGCTCGGATTCAAGCACTCATTCTAGACCGACGCTACAGCGCCAAAGCTCCATAGCagataataatggatcACCTGTGAAAAATAGTccaaatgaagaaaataatcCTGATTCAATGCAACTTGCAGAATTACCTTTAGATAAGAATGTGGCTCGTGTTCAAAATGATTTGCTCTCAGAAATAGATAATAGGCGTTCTAGGGTagaagataataatttaagTCATTTATTTAAGCCCATAACTCAAGAAAACAGagatgataatgataaaacTGAAGATACTGATAATAACATTAAACATACAAGCAAAAATGCCGTGGAAAAGCAATCTAATATAACTCCTTCCTTTATTGGTGATGAGGAACGTGAGCTGCTCACCAATGAATCTGAGGTAGGATCGACGTTACCGCCTACCGACAAGCATCAAAATAGAAACGGGCAAATTACTCCATCTGAGGAgacagatgatgaagatgaagctAACACTACAGTACGAATCAACCCACCTGGCCGAGGAGACAAAAACTCAACTAATGTGAGCTTACAGAAGGTTGATGTGCtcaaaatttttgaagGCGAATCTCTTAAGATACCAAGTTGGCTTAAGGGTTCAAAATCGAAATCTCAACGCAGAAAACCCTATACTACTGTATTGtataaagatattgataacTCTAAGCCTGATCccagaaatattttaccAGAAAGGACACCAAGATCTGCTGCTAAGCGAGCAGCACAATTACTCTCTGGATCACAACTTGCAAGAAATCAATCAAAGGAAGGTGAGGAAGAGCAAGAAGAAAGCAACGAGGAGGTCTTCGATAATTCTGAGCAGGAAGAATTTTCAAGTGACGAGGACTCTAGCAGTGGGATTGAAACAGCTGATTCTGAAGAGATGGAAAGGGTAATGATAACAGAAAATAACAAAGTGAAGGTTATAAAAGCGCATGCATTGAAAGAAGCAGTGGTTCCTAAGTTGGTTACATCCTCAGGTGCCTTCAGCCGATCAAGTGGGGACATGATAGAACATGTTAAAGAGTTGCAAATGTCCGCAGGTGTCACagaaaataacaaaatAGAGCAAGATAAAATACAAGAATTAACAAAATTACCATCCAGTAGcgaaaaattgaagaatctaAAAGCTAAATTTTCTAAACAAAAACCTAACTCATTCTCGTTAATAGGACCGAGTTCTATTAACGATGACAGTTTCACTGTTTCAATAAATGAGGAATCTGACTCTCTGAATGAAACAACTTCAGATTCATCGTCAGAggttgatgaagaagttaattttaaaaattcgAAGAATAATGTTGCTGATGTATCTAGAGCACATGGTGacaagaaacaaaacaGTAGTGGTAAGATTGTATCGGATGGAGGGAGAATGCAACAAAGTGATAATGTAACCCCTGGGAAAGTTCCACTTACAGAACTTCTAAGCTCgccaatttcaaacaaaCCCACTCCTACGAAAGTCAACACTATGCTCCATAACGGGTTACCGCCTAAGGTTAGAccatctttgaattctCTTTCTGATCTAATATATAAGGGAATCCCCGATGTTAAAGAGAAACGCTTGAACGCTTCACAACCGAACTTCATTTCGAAAGTTAAGAATGTCGAGCTAAATGAGACAGACGAAActgatgataatttaaCGAGCTCTGATTCAGATAGTTCATCTAGTGACTCCACCTTAGATAATAAAGGAGAAGAACACAGTCTTGACCCGATATCTACTAAAACACAGTTgggaaagaaaaagaagaaacgGAGTAGTGGGTTCGCATCACTTATTCGAGAATCAAAACAGAAATGA